ACGCTGTACCTGCGCGGGCGCTTAGCCATGCAATACGGTACGCCGACCCGCAACGCTGCGGCGGTGGAGCAAGAGCAGTACGGCGGCAGCGAGTTCGTCCAGTTCGAATACTGGTTCGTCGTCAACGACTCCATCCCGCTCATGGTGCTTGACCGCAACGGACCGGAGGGCATGGGTCTGCTCGTGGCGGGCGACCGCAAGCACGAAGCCCTCCTGGGGCACGTCAAGGCAATGCTCGCCGACCAACTCGTCGCCTCGACGCGCCTGGCGTCGTACGTGGACTACTACCAGTCGCGCAACACGCGGCAGTGGTACCGGGCGGGCTACGACGGGACGACGTTCTTCGTCAACGCGATCCGGCGCCCGAGGTGGGCGCGGCGCATCCCGGCGCCCGACCAGCGGCAGAAGTGGACCATCCATCGCTAGCCTTGCTCGCGGTGCGCGACCGGTGCTGGAGAATAGGTTTGTGGCAGGGTGAACATGGAGCCCATGCTGAGACATGCGGCGCGTGTTGCTTTCGAGCACGGGCGGGCGGCTTGCTTGGAGACGGACCGCCGCGCGTACTAGATTGCGGCGGGACAGCGTTCTCCACGCGCTCCCTCGACTTCTCGACACCACCGAACACCCCCATGCGTTTCTCTTTCCGCGCACTGCTCCTCGCCGCGCTCGCCTTCGGCGTCTCGCTCCCCGCGCTCGCCCAGTCGCCGGTTGGCCGCTGGTACACCATCGATGACGAGGACGGTCGCAAAAAGTCCATCGTCGAGGTCTACGAGGCCGATGGCAAGCTCAACGGCCGCATCATCACGCTCATCGGCGAAGAAGGCAACACTGACCAGCTTTGCATCGACTGCGCCGAGGGTTTCGATGGACTCGAACTCGATGGCGTCGTCATCCTGACCGGCATGTCCGACGACGACGGCGACGGTGAGTATACCGGAGGCCGCATCACCGACCCGAAGAGCGGCAAGCGCTACAAGGCCAAGATGGAACTCAACGACGACGGCCACCTCGAAGTCCGGGGGTATCTCGGTATCTCGTTGCTCGGACGTACCCAAGTGTGGGAACCCGCCGCGCCTGACGCGACGGAGTAAGCGCGACGCACTCAGCTTGCGACGCCCCCCGCACGACTCGGTGCGGAGGGCGTCTTTTTTTGCCCGACCGCGCCGCTAGCTAACCTTCTGATAATCCACGCGGACCCTTGCCACGGGGCAACCCGACGGTATCTTCCGCAAACCCACCCGTTCTAACGATGGAGGCCCACTCTTCTCAGACCTCTACGTCTTCGCTCCCGCTCTCGACCACGTCGGTCCTGCACGCCCTCGCCGCTCGCGAGGCCTTCGATGGGGACACGGCGATGAGTAGCACGCTCTCATCCGCGACCGTTCTCGGCGGGCACGTCCTGGTGCTCAACGCCGACTACCGCGCCATCTCGGTGTGCAGCGTCCAGCGCGCTGTCGTGCTCGTGATGCTGCAAAAGGCCGAACTCGTCGAGGTGCGTTCGGGCATGTCGCTGCGGTCCGCGCGCAGCAAGTTTCCGTGCCCAAGCATCGTCCGGCTGCGCGTCTACGTCCGTGTGCCCTACAAGCGCATCCTGCTCTCGCGCAAGAACGTGATGCGCCGCGACCGTCACACGTGTCAGTACTGCGGCCGCCGCGACAAGCTCACCATCGACCACGTACTGCCAAAGTCGCGTGGGGGTAAGGACACGTGGGAAAACCTTGCGACGGCCTGCGTGGACTGTAACAACCGCAAGGGCAACCGCACGCCTGACGAGGCGGAGATGCCGCTCGCGCGCAAGCCGTTCCGCCCAAGCCACGTCATGTTCATCCGCGACTTCCTCGGGTCGCTTGACGATGCGTGGAAGCCGTATTTGTACCTAGCCTAGCCGGTGTTCCTCAGTGGTTCGGTGGTCCAGGGCTTCGGTGGGATTCGCCGCCTCTCCGAAGTGCTGGACCACTGAGATGCTGGAGCACAAGGCTGAAAAAGCCGTGGAGGTGGCACCGGGGTCGTGGGTGGGCATACAGGAAGCCGCAAGCCGATTGCCCACCGCTGACAGCCTACCCCATGAACATCCTCTCCAACCGCCTCTTCGCTCGTGCGCTGTGGGTGCTGCCGCTCCTGCTGCTGACGATCTGCGTCTCACTCGTGCGCGCTGGCATGGAGCAACTGGAAGTGCTGCGGGAGGGAACCACCGTCAGCGCCGAGGTCGTCGAGGTCTTCACCCGTGAACGTGCCGAGATCACGTACGGCGAACTACGCCTCGTGGCCACACCGCCGGAGGCGACACAGCCCGAGAGCCTCGCCGTCGAGTTGCCGCTCACGTTCCTCAAGGACGTGGAGGCGCGCGATCCAGAGACGATGGACATCGTGATGACAGCGGGTAGCGAGCAGGTGGTGCTCGTCCCGTACCAGCGCCAGCAGGTACAGCTTACGTTCATCAACGCGGCGATGGCGCTCGTTGGCTTCCTTGGGCTCGCTCCGATGGTCTTCTTTTGGAACAGAACGCTTGCGCGGGAGGGCGACCCTGCGGACATCGGCTCCGCCGAATCGACCTAGCTCGGCCCAATTGGAACTCGGTCTGGCTTGAAATCGCACAATCGTTGGGCTAAGTCCAACACCGCTTCGATTTTTGTGGCGGGAGCACTAGGTTTGGGGGATACCACCATCCCACTGCCTATACCGCCCTCATGCGCTTCGAAATCCGCCAACGTGCCGATGCGCAGTTCGTCTTCGAACTGCGCGACGAGGACCGCCTCCTCCTGACCAGCCGCCCCTTTGCCGACCGAGAAGCTGTCGTGAATGCGGTGCAGGCCACGGTGGATGCCATCGAAGAGGCCGAGGGCTACGATGCCGTCCAGTCGGACGCAGGCTACATCCAACGCGTCTACGACGCGGACGGCGGCGTGCTGGCCGAGAGCCCAGCGTCCGCGAGTGAGACCGAGGCAAACGCCTTGGGTGCCGCCCTCCTCGAAGGCGCCGCTCGCAGCGACGACTACGAGGTCACGATCACCACCACCACGACGGACGCGGCGTCGGTGCCGCTCGCGTTCCGCTCCATGCGCGAGGTCGATCCCGCCAGCTACTACGACTTCGACGCCATCGGAGCGAGCCGGGCAACGGGCGGACAATCGTTCGAAGACGGCGGCGAGTACTACTATGTCGTCAACGACGGCGACGGCCAGCCCTTGCTCTTTACGCGTCATTACGCCACCGCCGGGCCGCGCAACAAACGCATGCGCTCGGTGCTCGAAGCCGCGGGCCGCGACTCGCGCTACGAGACGGTTGAGGAGGGTGGGCAGACCTACTTCATCGTGAAGGCGCGCAACGGCATGGAGATCGCCCGCAGCCGGGCGTTCACCTCGGCGGCCGCGATGACCGCCGCGATAGGCTACCTCCAAGGCTACGCGCCAGCCGCCTACCAGGATGTGAAGACGACAAGGCGGCGCGGCGGCGGCTCTGACGCCAACGACTACGACTTCACGCTCACCAGTACCACCAACGAACCCGGCTTCGACGCCTACCGCGCAGGTCCCGGCCAATTCGTCTTCCTGTTCAACGACGAGGGCGGCCAGCCCATTCTGTTCAGTCAGGGTTATTCGGGCCGCTCTTCGCGTGACAACGGCATCAAGGCCGTGATCCGCAACGCCGGGGAGGAGGGACGCTACGAACTCAAGGAAGAGAACGGGGAACACTTTTTCATCCTCCGAGCGGGCAACCGCCGCGAGATTGCTCGCAGCCGCGTCTTCCCGAGTGCCGCCGCCGCGCTCGCAGCGATGGCGTTTCTGCGCCGCCAAGCTCCGACGTTCGCCGACCAGTATGGCATTGTCCTGGCAGATCAAACGCGTACGAGAACGGATACGGAGTCCTTTACGGTCCGCGCTGATCCGCGTGAAGCAGTAGGTGGGGCTCTCGGCGCGGCCGCACTGGGACTCGCCGGAGCCGCCCTGTCCGGGGGCGACGACGAAGCTGAGGAGACTGAGAGCGCCGACGGCGATAGCGCCGTAGCCGGCGCTGTGGCAACGGGTCTCAGTGCCAGGACTGGCGCTGGCGTGGCAGGCGTGCCGCTGAGTGAAGACGACGACGAGGAGACCGGGGCCGCTGCGGTCCCGCTAGCCGGTGCTGCTGCCGTTGGTGGCACTGCAGCAGCAGCATCTTCTGCGCCTGCCCCGCGCGAGCGTGTCACGCCGGTGGCTGCTGCCGGAGGAGGAGGAGTCTCAGGAGCCGCAGCGGGCGCGACGAGTGGTGCGGCGGCTGGCGGCGGCTGCATGAAGTGGCTCCTGCCGCTCTTGCTCGCCCTTCTGCTGCTGTTCCTGCTGCTGTGGTTCCTGCGTGGGTGCGCCGGGTGTGGTGATGTTTCCGGGGAAGAGTCGAGTGGCATCGTCGATGGCGATGCGGCCGAGGGCAGCACCGATGCGGTTCCGCTCCCGCTGCCCGCCGACTCGATGGAGGTCGACACCACCACCGCTGAACTCGGTATGGGCATCGATACGACGGCGACCGCCGCCGATGAGCCAACGCCTGAGCCTGCCCCTGAGCCGACTTCCGAACCTGCGCCAGTGCCCGAACCTGCGCCAGCGCCCGAACCGGAGCCTGCGCCAGCCCCCGTGCCGGAGCCGGAGCCTGCTGCTGCGGTGCCGAGCGCGCCTGACGTGTCGGGCGCGGTCGTGCCTCGTGCGGCGGCCTCCGGATTCGACCTCGACAACTACACGCTCACGCCAGGCTCGATGGAAGCACAGCTGCTCGCCTACCTCAATGGCAGCGAGCCTGCCGGGCGCTCGTTCGTGTTCTCCCGCGTCAACTACCCCTCAGGCGATCACCCCATCGACGCGAGCGGAGCCGAGCAGGCTTTCCTCGTCGGTGAGATTCTGAAGCGCTTCCCGAACGTCCGCGCGACGATTCACGGGCACATCGATGGAATGGAGAGCGAAACGTACACGGGGCCAAACCCACGTGGCTCGATGACGCTCTCCCAACTCCGCGCCCACTGTGTCTGGCAGCGCCTAGTCTACCAGGGCGTTCCACGTAGCCAGATTGAGATGGTCGGGCACGCCAATAGCGACCCTGTAGGCTCAGACGACATGGCTGAGGGGCGGCAAGCGAACCGCCGCGTCGAGATCGAGATCACGCGCAAATAGGTCCCCGCAGGACAATCTTGGAGCCAGGCTCGGCACGCCAGGAGAGATTCCTGCGAAGTGCCCTGCCTGCCCGGTACGGTAGCGTAGTGCCCGCAACTCGCGATCTCACGTACATGGCCCGTTCTGCCGTCCGGACAGGCGGTGCGAACGCTCACGCGCATTCTGTACAGTCCAATCAACACCATGCATCGCCTGCTTCTCATCGCTCTGGCGGTGGCAGCGCCCCTCGCGCTTGCCCAGCCTGCCGTCACGGCTCCAGAGCCTGTTGACACCACCGCTGTTTCGTTTTTCAAGACCGAAGCCACCGAGCGCGGTCAGGTCATGGACCACGCGCTCTGGCTCACCGACATGCACGGGGGCCGGCTCACCGCCTCGCCCGAACTCGCCGCCGCTCTAGACTGGGCGGAGGGTCGCTTCGCGTCGTGGGGCTATGAGGCTGAGCAGGAGCCGTGGGGCGAGTTTGGTCGCGGCTGGCAGATCGAGCGCTTCACCATGCAGGCCCGCATCGACGGTCCGGACGTCGCCGCGCAAACGATGCCTGTCTTTGCCTTGCCGAAAGCTTGGAGCCCCAGCATCGGAGACGCCCAAGGCGAGGTTGTCGTCTTCAACCCTGAGAACCGCGACGAGATGGAAGCCTACCGGGGGACGCTCGCGGGCAAGGTTGTCCTGATGGGCAGCCGGAGTGACATCGAGGTCGGCTTCGAGCCGGTCGCGGTGCGGCGTGATGCCGAGGGGCTGCTCAAGATGGCCAATGCTGCCGGGGGTCCTGGAGGCGGGCGTACCTACTCTGCCGAGCAACTGGCCCGCTACCGCTTCCGCGCGGAGCAACTCGTGTTCGTGCTCAGCGAAGCGCCGATGGCTATCCTGGAGCCGTCGAACCTCGGGGGCACGGGTTCCATCCGCGTGATGTCGGCCCGCGTCCCGGCGCCCGCTTCCGTCGCGTGGTACGATCGCCCGAATCCGTGGGACGTAGGCGCTGAGACAATCCCGCAGTTCGTGCTCATGGACGAGCACTACAACCGCCTCCTCCGCCTCGTCGAAGCCGACCAGAATGTCTCCGTCGACATTGAATTCGAGGCGTCGTTCTACGACGAAGACCTCACCGAACACAACGTGATTGCCGAGATCCGTGGTACCGACCCCGTGATCGGCGACGAGATCGTGATGGTAGGTGCGCACATCGACGCGTGGCACGGCGGCACAGGGGCTACGGACAATGGCTCCGGCACGGCTGTCGCCATGGAAGTCGGGCGTCTGCTTAAAGCATACTACGACGAGCGTGGTGAGGGCCCGCGCCGCACGATCCGAATCGCGCTCTGGACAGGAGAGGAGCAGGGGCTCTATGGTTCCCGCGGCTACGTTGCCGACCACTTTGCCGAGATGGAGGGCCGGTCTGTCGTCGGCACGAAGCCGGACTACGACAACTTCTCGGCCTACTACAACCTCGACAACGGCACCGGACGCATCCGGGGCGTCTATCAGCAGAACAACCCTGGCGTTGGCCCGCTCTTCCGTGCCTGGCTCGATGCCTTCGACGACGAGAGCGCGCAGACGCTCACCATCTCGAACACGGGTGGCACCGACCACCAGGCATTCGACGGCGTGGGCCTACCAGGCTTCCAGTTTATCCAGGATGGCATTGCCTACTTCAAGCAAACCTGGCACGGCTCCATGGACACCTACGATCACCTCATTGAGGACGACCTGGAGCAGGCAGCAGCCCTGATCGCAACCTTCGCCTACCACACGGCAGAGCGCGACGAGAAGCTCCCGCGCAAGCCCTTTTCTCTCGCCCCGCGCACCGGGACCGAGGGCACCAACTAGCGCCCCACATGATGATGGCGGAGCGGGCATGCGTCCTTGGGGGGCATGCCCGCAGTCGTTGGGGCTACGGTGTAGTGGTTCCGTTGGGGCTACGGTATGGTTTCCGTTGGGGCTACGGTATCGTTTCCGTTGGGGCTACGGTGTAGTGGTTCGCGGGGAAGAACGCCGCCCTACGATGTATGGATAAGGGTCGACGGCCCCTGCGCCCGTGTAGATGCCGAAATGCAGGTGGGGCGGCGTGGTGCGCGCGTTTCCTGTGTTGCCTACCGTGCCGAGCGTGTCGCCGGGTTGTACACGCTCGCCACGTTGCACGAGTTGTCTTTCGAGGTGCGCGTAGTAGAGCGAGCCGACACGGGTGCGCAGCCACACGACGCGACCGCCCAGCGGGGTCTCCTGAACCCGCGTGATGCGGCCATGCATCGATGCCACCACGGGCGTGCCACGGGGGGCGAAGATGTCCACGCCCTCGTGACGGCGGGCACCACCGTCGCGCGGAGCGCCCCACAGGCTGCGGATAGCCCGTTCGTTCACCGAAGCCACGGGGAAGCCCAGCGACGGAGCCGTTTCGAGTCGCACCGCTACCGTTCCACGGGCAAGCAACTCGGGTTGGATGCGGAGCATCAGCGCTTCGTCGCGCCGAGCACGTCGCTCCAAGCGTAGTGTGTCGGACTGCGATGCCCCTGCCGAGTCGGCGTACGTCCACGCGACATCGGACCAGAGCCGCTGCGACACCGGGAGCGAATCGGCGGGCGGGACGAAGAAGAGGTCGGCAAACACGCGCGCCGAGTCGGTATCCAGGACTGGGACGATTTCGAGGCGGAGCACCTCGCCGCGCTTCAGGTCAAGGCGGGCACTCCAGGCTGTCGGTTCTGCTGAACCAAACGACAGGCCCGGGGCCGAGGGAAGCGGGCTGCTATCGTCGGCGAGGAGGGCGGCCTCGGCCGCGTCAAGCCAGCGTTGTACGAGCAAGGACGAGCCGAGTCCGGCCTCAAGCAAGGCATCCCGATACGCTTCGTGAGGCGGGACCGGCAGATTCCGGGGTGGTGAGTCGGTCTCGTCGCAGCCTGTTGCAATGAGCAGAAACGCAGTGAACGTCAGCAAAGGAGACAGGCGCAAGGCGAGCGAGGAGATGAGCATGCCGCCCTCTACGGGACGAGTGGGTCAAAGGCTGCGGCGGGCACGAAGAACGAGGAGGGTGGCCAGGGCAGTCGGGGCTAAATCTGGGCAAGCGGGTGCCGATACCGGTGTAGTTGGTCCAACAGGAAGCCGCCGCCGTGTTTCGTACCCTTCTCCGCCTTCAGGCGCTCGCGTTCTGGCGTGCTCCGTTCCGCTCGGGCCGCCTAGTCCTAGCGAGCCTGCGCGCGCTCGGCGTGGCCTACGCCGTGCTGACAGCGGCGGCGCTCGGGTTCCTGATCCCCGATACGCTCTCGGTCTGGGCCCCAGAGCTCTCGGCCCGTGTTGCTGTGGAACGCGCACTCGTGCCCGCCCTGGTGATGCTCACGATGGGCCGTGTCCTCTTCCAAGATGTACCCACACGGGGCATAGAAGCATTCCTGATGCTCCCCGTGTCGCGGCCTCAGGTGGCGCGGGCCGTGATGGTCCGCTCGGCGGTGACCGTCTTCAACGCAGCACCGCTCGCGTTCGTGGTGCCCTTTGCGCTCCGAACCGTGCGCAACACCGACGGCAGTGAGGCGGCCCTCGTGTTTGTGCTAGGCATGGCGGCCTGCATCGCCGTTTCGCACGGGGCTGTGGTGGTCTGGAAGACCCGACTGGGTGTGGCGCCTCGGGAAACCGTGACCGTCGTCGGCGGCACGCTCTGCGCGATGGCAGCGGCTCAGCTCGGCCTAGGAGGTATTCTTGGGCCCCACGCCCTCGTGTCCAGCGCGATGTTGTGCGCCGTAGCGGTGTTCATCAACGGCTACGCGTATCGCACCCTCCGGGACGCCCTCTACCTCGATCTGCCCACGAAAGCGAAGCGGAGTAAGGAAGCAGCCCCGTTGCGTGGCTTCGAGCAACCAGGTGTCCGCGCGTTCCTCGACCTCGAATGGAGGCTCGTGCGGCGCACGCGCTACCCACGCGGTATCCTACTCAACGCTGTGGCGATGACGGTTGGACTTGCTGGCGCCGTCCTCCTCGCGGACGCGCCTACCGCGCCGATGCTGCTCTTCGCGACGGCCACGGTGGCGATCTCGGCGGGGCAGTTTGCCCTCCCGTTTGCGAGCAAACACTACGACCGCCTTCTGACGCTGCCCGGGGCGCTCTCGGCATTCGTTCGGGCGAAACTGGCACTGGGCGTCGGGTCGGTAGTGGTGCTCGGAGTGCTACTGGCCGTGCCCATGCTCGCGGTCGATCCAGGCGTGCTCGGCCCGCTCGCGTGCGCCGTGCTCTTCGGCGCGGGCGTCTTCGCGCCCGTTGCCGTGGTAGGCTCCACGCTGGCTCCGAAGCCCATCGATGTGGACGACCAGTTCATGAACAGTCCCCGCGTCCACGCGCTGCTCCCCCAGGTCGTCCTCGCAATAGCCAGCGGCATGGGCGTGGCTCCCTACGTGTTGATGGGTCCCGAGGTAGGACTCGCAGCCATGGGTGGACTCGGCGCGATCGGCGTGCTGGTCCTCCCGCTCTGGCAGCGCGGCATCGTGGCACGGGTCACGCGGCAACGCTACGCTGTCGCCAACCGATTCCGCTCCGTCCTCTGACGACTGCTCTCGTTTCGCTTCCAATACCGATGGTCACGCAAACTGCCGACGTTCTTACCGATACCGAGAACCCCAGTCCCAGGCCCGCGGCGTATGCACTGGCGGGACCACGCGGCACTGGGCCGCCGGTTCGTGGCGTCGAGGTCATCGCCTCAGACCTAGTGAAAACGTACGGGGCGACCGAAGCCTTGCGCCTCGACCGTCTCAACGTGGCACCCGGCGAAACAGTCGGGCTCGTCGGCAACAATGGAGCGGGCAAGACGACGCTGTTACGGCTCGTCCTCGACCTCATCCGTCCGACGGCCGGTTCGGTCACGCTCGATGGCATGGTGGTCAGCCAGACGACGGCCTGGAAGCCCCGTGTGAGCGCCTTCCTCGACCCGAGCTTTTTGATCGGTTACCTGCGGCCCGGCGAGCTTTTCCGCCTCGTTGGCGGGAGCTATGGGCTGAGCGCGGCTGAGGCCGACCGTCGCGCGGAGGCCTACGCCGACTTTCTAGGGCCGACGGTCGCCAAGCCAGGCGTGTTGGTGCGCGATCTGTCGCTCGGCAATGCGGGCAAGGTCGGCATCGTCGCGGCCCTGCTGTGCCGGCCCGATCTGCTCGTGCTCGACGAGCCGTTCGCGAACCTCGATCCGGGCGCGCGCATCCACCTAGAAGGGCTCCTCCGGGCCGAGCGGGACCGGGGAGCCACCGTCCTCGTGTCCAGCCACGATCTCGACAACGTCGTTGACGTGTGCACGCGGGTCCTCGTCATGGCCGACGGCCGCGTGGTGCGCGACACACCCGCTGAGCCTGGTACGCTGGCGGAACTACGTGCCTTCTTCGCGCGGGGTGGACGGGATGCGTGAAGAGGCATGAGGCAATGAGGTAGCGGAAGGTTCAGCGCTCGCCCCAGGCTGTGCCGTATTCGACGCGGCTCCACGGCTGTTCGAGCTACCTTGTGTGGCTCGTCCCTCTGCACACAACCCCGCCTTCTCGTGAGCGACAAGAAGATCATCTTCTCGATGGTCGGCGTGAGTAAAGCCCACCGCCCCGGCCAACACGTCCTCAAGGACATTTACCTCTCGTTCTACTACGGCGCCAAGATCGGCGTGCTCGGCCTCAACGGCGCGGGCAAGTCGACGCTGCTCCGCCTCATCGCAGGCGAGGACGAGAACTACGAGGGGAAAATCCAGGCCGAAAAGGGCATCACCTTCGGCTACCTCTCGCAGGAGCCCGAACTGGACCCCAACCGGACCGTCCGCGAGATCGTGGAAGAAGGGGCCGCCGAGGCCGTCGGGCTGATGAAGGCCTATGAAGAGGTCAGCGCTAAGTTCGCTGAGCCCGACGCCGACTTCGACGCCATCATGGAGGAGCAGGCGAGGATCCAGGAGAAGATCGACCAGATGGACGCCTGGGACATCGACTCGAAGCTCGACATGGCGATGGGCGCGCTGCACTGCCCGCCCGGCGACACTAAGATCGAGGTGCTCTCGGGCGGGGAGCGCCGCCGCGTGGCCCTCGTCCGCCTCCTCCTACAGCAGCCCGACGTGCTGCTGCTCGACGAGCCGACCAACCACCTCGACGCCGAGTCCGTCGCCTGGCTCGAAGGGCACCTCGACCGCTACCCCGGCACCGTCATCGCCGTCACGCACGACCGGTACTTCCTCGACAACGTCGCAGGGTGGATCCTCGAACTCGACCGCGGACGCGGGATCCCGTTCGAGGGCAACTACTCGTCGTGGCTGGAGCAGAAGCATGCACGCCTCGCCACCGAAGAGAAGCAGGCGTCGAAGCGCCAGAAGGTGCTCGCGCAGGAACTGGAGTGGGTGCGCCAGAACCCGAAAGGCCGCCGCGCCAAGAGCAAGGCGCGCATCGCCAACTACGAGCGCATGCTTTCCGAGGAGCAGGAGAAACGTCAGGCTGAGCTGGAGATCTATATCCCGCCCGGTCCGCGCCTCGGCGACGTGGTGATCGAGGCGAAGGGTGTCGCGAAGGCCTACGGCGACCGCACGCTCTACGACGACCTCTCGTTTAGCCTCCCGCCCGGAGGCATCGTCGGCATCGTCGGACCGAACGGCGCGGGCAAGACGACGCTCTTCCGCATGATCACCGAGCAGGAAGATCCCGACGCAGGCACGTTCACCGTCGGCCAGACCGTCGAACTCGGCTACGTCGACCAAAACCGCCCGCTTGACCCCAACGCGACCGTCTTCGAGGCCATCACCGGCGGCGGCGACTTCGTGCAACTCGGCACCCGCGAGGTCAACGCGCGAGCCTACGTCGGCCGCTTCAACTTCGCCGGGCAAGACCAGCAGAAGAAGACCACGGAGCTTTCCGGCGGTGAGCGCGGCCGCCTACACCTCGCAGCGACGCTGAAGGAGGGGGCCAACGTGCTGCTGCTTGACGAGCCGACCAACGACCTCGACGTGAACACGCTGCGGGCGCTCGAAGAGGCGCTCCTCAACTTCGCGGGCTGCGCCGTCGTGATCTCGCACGACCGCTGGTTCCTCGACCGCGTGGCGACGCACATCCTCTCGTTCGAGGAGCAGCCCGACGGCACCATCGAGCCGCGCTGGTACCCGGGCAACTATTCCGAATATGAGGAGGACCGCCGCGCCCGCCTCGGCGACGCCGCCGACCCGTCGAAGCGCGTGCGCCAC
The Bacteroidota bacterium DNA segment above includes these coding regions:
- the ettA gene encoding energy-dependent translational throttle protein EttA; its protein translation is MSDKKIIFSMVGVSKAHRPGQHVLKDIYLSFYYGAKIGVLGLNGAGKSTLLRLIAGEDENYEGKIQAEKGITFGYLSQEPELDPNRTVREIVEEGAAEAVGLMKAYEEVSAKFAEPDADFDAIMEEQARIQEKIDQMDAWDIDSKLDMAMGALHCPPGDTKIEVLSGGERRRVALVRLLLQQPDVLLLDEPTNHLDAESVAWLEGHLDRYPGTVIAVTHDRYFLDNVAGWILELDRGRGIPFEGNYSSWLEQKHARLATEEKQASKRQKVLAQELEWVRQNPKGRRAKSKARIANYERMLSEEQEKRQAELEIYIPPGPRLGDVVIEAKGVAKAYGDRTLYDDLSFSLPPGGIVGIVGPNGAGKTTLFRMITEQEDPDAGTFTVGQTVELGYVDQNRPLDPNATVFEAITGGGDFVQLGTREVNARAYVGRFNFAGQDQQKKTTELSGGERGRLHLAATLKEGANVLLLDEPTNDLDVNTLRALEEALLNFAGCAVVISHDRWFLDRVATHILSFEEQPDGTIEPRWYPGNYSEYEEDRRARLGDAADPSKRVRHRQLTRS